The Sorangiineae bacterium MSr11367 genome window below encodes:
- a CDS encoding PAS domain-containing sensor histidine kinase: MKPPDAILRQMPVPVAMFKGPDHVYEFANRLHDEVMGRSNVIGKTFREVYPELVGTPILEAFDHVYRTGEPFSADEFSLPLVRGGKKKEAIFKFSIEPLRNDAGVMEGLLTVGIEVTEQVLARWDLGAALNAEKRTETLRERLLGIVGHDLRNPLSTITVSAHMMLKQESLTAQQTKIARRILNSAERMARMISEILDFAQGRLGGGIPITRALVNLHDIATQSADELGAVYPDRTIVLSLEGDAKGHWDADRMSQVIVNLVLNAMQHAAPGTPVELTVRADGDDVVIDATHTGPAISSEILPIIWDPFLRANEGQNAARPLRGLGLALYIVEQIVRSHGGTVNTRSDDASTTFTARLPRTEPQP, from the coding sequence GTGAAACCGCCCGACGCGATTCTCAGGCAGATGCCGGTTCCGGTCGCCATGTTCAAAGGGCCGGACCACGTCTATGAGTTCGCCAATCGGTTGCACGACGAGGTGATGGGCCGGTCGAACGTGATCGGAAAGACGTTTCGAGAGGTGTACCCCGAGCTCGTGGGTACACCGATTCTCGAGGCCTTCGATCACGTTTACCGCACCGGCGAGCCGTTTTCGGCCGACGAGTTTTCCCTGCCGTTGGTGCGTGGCGGCAAGAAGAAGGAAGCGATCTTCAAGTTTTCCATCGAGCCTCTCCGGAACGACGCCGGTGTGATGGAGGGGCTTTTGACGGTGGGCATCGAAGTCACCGAGCAAGTGCTCGCCCGCTGGGATTTGGGCGCCGCGCTGAACGCGGAAAAGCGCACCGAGACGTTGCGCGAGCGTTTGCTGGGCATCGTGGGCCACGATCTGCGCAATCCCTTGTCGACCATCACCGTGTCGGCGCACATGATGTTGAAGCAGGAGTCGCTGACCGCGCAACAGACGAAAATCGCGCGCCGTATTTTGAATAGCGCCGAACGCATGGCGCGCATGATTTCCGAAATCTTGGATTTCGCCCAAGGCCGGTTGGGCGGCGGAATACCGATTACGCGCGCATTGGTGAATCTGCACGACATTGCGACCCAATCGGCCGACGAACTGGGCGCCGTCTACCCCGATCGCACCATCGTGCTCTCCCTCGAGGGCGACGCCAAAGGCCATTGGGACGCGGATCGCATGTCCCAGGTCATCGTGAACCTGGTGCTCAACGCGATGCAACACGCCGCCCCAGGCACCCCGGTGGAACTCACCGTCCGCGCCGACGGCGACGACGTCGTGATCGACGCCACCCACACGGGCCCCGCCATCTCGAGCGAGATCCTGCCCATCATCTGGGACCCATTTTTGCGCGCCAACGAAGGCCAAAACGCCGCGCGCCCCCTGCGGGGATTGGGCCTCGCCCTCTACATCGTCGAACAAATCGTCCGCTCCCACGGCGGCACCGTGAACACGCGCTCCGACGACGCGAGCACCACGTTCACCGCACGCCTCCCGCGCACCGAACCGCAGCCTTGA
- a CDS encoding 6-phosphofructokinase, translating into MLERRLGILVGGGPAPGINSVIGAATIRACLSGYEVLGIYDGFKWLIEGNTSHVHPLTITETSRIHFRGGSHIGIARANPTKDPKHLAKALESLRHHRISKLITIGGDDTAFSAHKLAEASNGSLAVVHVPKTIDNDLDLPADIVTFGYQTARHIGVDIVKNLMVDAKTTSRWYFIVAMGRKAGHLALGIGKAAGATLSLIPEEFAPGLRLKTIVDTLVGAIVKRLAYGRQDGVAVLAEGLVEMLSEEDLKGLSGVERDAHGHIRIAEVNFGDIVKRAVQERLGQLGIKLTVQAKDIGYEVRCADPIPFDMEYTRDLGYCAARYITEGGNSALVSIQDGRFRPIPFSQIMNPETGRMRVRMVDIESDRYKIARSYMLRLKEEDFQDDVELKRLAAAANLTPDQFREEFLPLVQHDSPHSFNLRSESRIPKASAG; encoded by the coding sequence ATGCTTGAACGACGGCTCGGCATTTTGGTTGGCGGCGGACCCGCCCCCGGTATCAACAGCGTCATCGGTGCAGCGACGATTCGCGCGTGCCTCTCTGGGTACGAAGTCCTCGGTATTTACGACGGCTTCAAGTGGCTCATCGAGGGCAACACGTCGCATGTGCACCCCCTCACCATTACGGAGACCAGCCGCATTCACTTCCGCGGCGGTTCGCATATTGGCATTGCGCGCGCCAATCCCACCAAGGATCCGAAGCACCTCGCAAAAGCGCTCGAGAGCCTGCGCCATCATCGCATCAGCAAGTTGATCACCATTGGCGGTGACGACACCGCCTTTAGCGCGCACAAGCTGGCCGAGGCCTCCAATGGCAGCTTGGCCGTCGTCCACGTGCCCAAGACGATCGACAACGATCTGGACCTGCCGGCGGACATCGTCACGTTCGGCTACCAGACCGCGCGCCACATCGGCGTGGACATCGTGAAGAACCTCATGGTCGACGCCAAGACGACGTCGCGCTGGTACTTCATCGTGGCCATGGGCCGCAAGGCCGGCCACCTCGCGCTCGGCATCGGCAAAGCTGCGGGCGCCACGCTTTCCCTGATCCCCGAGGAGTTCGCCCCCGGGCTGCGCCTGAAGACCATCGTCGACACGCTCGTCGGGGCCATCGTCAAGCGCCTCGCGTACGGCCGCCAGGACGGCGTCGCCGTGCTCGCCGAAGGCTTGGTCGAAATGCTCTCCGAGGAAGACTTGAAGGGCCTTTCCGGCGTCGAGCGCGATGCCCACGGCCACATCCGCATCGCCGAGGTGAACTTCGGCGACATCGTGAAGCGCGCCGTGCAAGAGCGCCTGGGCCAATTGGGCATCAAGCTCACCGTGCAGGCCAAGGACATTGGCTACGAAGTGCGCTGCGCCGACCCGATTCCCTTCGACATGGAGTACACGCGCGACCTCGGCTACTGCGCCGCGCGGTACATCACCGAGGGCGGCAATTCCGCGCTCGTGTCCATTCAAGACGGGCGCTTCCGTCCCATTCCGTTCTCGCAAATCATGAATCCGGAAACGGGCCGCATGCGCGTGCGCATGGTGGACATCGAATCGGATCGCTACAAGATTGCCCGTAGCTACATGCTTCGTCTGAAGGAGGAGGATTTCCAGGACGACGTCGAGCTGAAGAGGCTCGCGGCTGCGGCCAACCTGACGCCGGATCAATTCCGCGAGGAGTTCCTCCCGCTGGTGCAGCACGACAGCCCGCATTCGTTCAACCTGCGTTCGGAATCGAGGATTCCAAAGGCGAGCGCGGGGTGA